The genomic DNA TGTCGAATGATACCAAATATTCCATTCATCAAAAGATAGATTGATTTGTTTCTTGCTGTGTTTTTTCGCCTTGATTGCATCACACATCGCAACAACACCAGAGATGAACTGATCCATATCGACTGAACGAGCTAAATAATTTTTCAAATCATTTGTTTGATTGCCATAATACTGATGCAATGAAAGATAATCGATTTGTTCATAGGCTTGATCCAATACAGTCAATTCCCACTCACCGAATGTCGGCATTTGACTATTCGAGCTGCCACATAAAACGACTTCGATCGATTCATCGACAAGTTTCATTGCTTTCGCTGTTTCTTCTGCCAGCCGTCCATACTCCGCTGCTGTCTTATGACCGATTTGCCAAGGACCATCCATTTCATTGCCTAAACACCACGTCTTGATCGCAAAAGGTTCGGTTTGTCCATTTGCTATTCTTTGCTCACTCCAATAAGTACCACTAGGATAATTGCAATATTCTACTAGATTTCTTGCAGCATCTAAGCCACGTGTTCCAAGATTGACCGCCATATTGATCTCAGCGCCCACTTCTTGACACCACGCAGCAAATTCATGCACACCCACTTGATTTGTTTCTAAAGATCGCCAAGCAAGGTCTAATCTTTTCGGCCGCTCCGCTATAGGACCCACGCTATCTTCCCAATTGAACCCAGAAACAAAATTCCCACCTGGATACCGGATCAATGGTACCGATAAATCTTTGACCAGCTCCATGACGTCTTGGCGAAATCCCTTATCATTTGCAGTCGGATGATCCGGTTGATAGATCCCTCCATACACTGCACGTCCCATATGTTCAATAAACGAGCCATACAAACGACGATCGATTTCCCCTATCTTTTGCACACGACTAACTGACATTACAGCTTCCATATGTCCCCTCCTTTAATTTATACATGAATCATATCTTTCTTTGAAAGCGTTGTCAATAATAATATTATTAAATATAAAAATATTTTTACATTATAATTAACATAAATATTAATTATATATATTAGTTTTATGATATTAACCTATAAATTAATATTTATGTTAATATATAGTTAAACAAAAACCTAAATAAGAGGTGAAAAATCATGCAACTCCAAATCAATGAAGAATCATTACCTGTTTATGAAGCTTTAGCTAGTAAAACAAGGATAAAAATCATCCAGTTACTTTCAAAAAACAAAATGAATATCAAAGAGCTTGCCCAAGCACTCGGTATCAGTAGTGCGATTACAACAATGCATGTAAAAAAACTTGAAGAAGCAAATATCATCAAATCTGAAAAAATAGGTCAAAAAAAAATTTCCAGCTTACGTGTCGATAAAATCAACATCACGTTTCCAGAAAAAATCTTCAATGCCTTTGATACGAAAGAAACATCGATCCCTATCGGTCATTATACCCGCTATTCAATCGAGCCGACATGCGGTCTGGCAACGATCCATGATTTTATCGGCAAAGTCGATGAACCACGTTACTTTGCCGATCCACGACGAATGGATGCACGGATTCTGTGGTTTACAAGCGGATTTGTTGAATATCAAACACCAAACTTCCTAAACGAAGAAGATACTTTGGAAATGTTGGAATTGTCCGTTGAGCTGTCTTCCGAGTTTCCCTTTTCGAACGACAATTGGCCATCGGATATCACTTTCAGCCTAAACGGCGTGGAATTAGGTAACTGGACAAGCCCAGGAGATTTCGCAGACATTCGTGGAAAACATACCCCAGACTGGTACCCAGATAATCTAAATCAATACGGACTATTGAAAACAATCCGTATCACTAAACATTTGACCAATATCAACGGCGAACCATTATCTGAAATCACGATCAATGACATCCCAAGAAACGAAGACGTCTGGACCTTCCGCATCGAAGTCAAAGAAGACGCCAAAAACGTCGGTGGCTGCACCCTATTCGGCAAAGGCTTCGGCAACTACGATCAAGATATCAAGATGAAGGTGTATTATAGTTAAGGTTGTGAAAGAAGCGTTCAGCACTGAGTAATAAGACAGAACCATCGAAAATGGCTTTTTCATTTTTGATGGTTTTGGCTTATTATTGAAGTGTTGCTTCTTGAACACCGTTTATCTAGGTTGTGAAAAAAGCGTCTTGACCTGAGCAGTAAGCTGGGAAATCAGAAAATAGCTTTCCATATTTTTTGATTTTTCAGTTTACTGTTGAAGGTCAGCTTTTGGAACACCGTTTATCATAGGTTGTGAAAGAAGCGTTCAGCACTGAGTAATAAGACAGAACCATCGAAAATGGCTTTTTCATTTTTGATGGTTTTGGCTTATTATTGATAGGACGACACTTATAAAACTGTATGGAGAAAATAAACCGGCAATGACAGTAGTAATAGTAGCTGGATTGATTGATCCAAGATTCAAAGTAGAAATAGATGCTATTGTCGCTATCAAATGATTTTCTTAAGGAACATCGATTTGTTTCAGACTGCCAAAGAGTGCCAATCAAGGATAGCCAATCCTATTTTGTTTCTTTCAATATTGACTCTTCTAATGTGGACAATTTGATTATTAAGCATTCTTTTCTATGAGAATGAAGCAAAGCAATAAAAATTTCCATCTTGAAAATACACTGGAGAGCAAAAAACGAATACAAACAAAAACAAACCGTGAATCCCTTGATCAACAAAGGATTCACGGTTTATTTGATTATTTTTTCACTTCATTTATTTCCAAAAATCATCAAAGATCGAAATTGGCAAATGACGTTTATGCTGTGTTTTATTCCACCATTGCTCGATTTTTTGCTGTGCATCTGCAGGAATTTCTTTTCCTTCCAAATAGTCGTCGATTTCATCATATGTGACACCTAATGCGACTTCATCAGCAATCATCGGCTTGCCTTCTTCAAGGTCAGCTGTTGGCACTTTGGTATAGAGATGTTCTGGCGCGTCTAAAGCCTTCAACAATGCTTTTCCTTGGCGTTTATTCAAGCGGAACAATGGCAAAATATCTGCCCCACCGTCACCATATTTCGTAAAGAAGCCAGTAATATTTTCAGCTGCGTGGTCGGTACCGATCACAGCCCCTGCGCGTTGTCCTGCAACCGCATATTGCGTGATCATTCGTTGACGCGCTTTAATATTTCCTTTATTGAAATCACTGATTTCTACACCTGCTTCAATCAACGCTTGCGTTTGCGCATCTACTGCAGGTTTGATATTTACACGTAATTGGACGTCTGGTTGGATAAAATCTAACGCAGCTTTAGCATCTTCTTCATCTGCCTGTTCTCCATAAGGCAAACGTACACCGATGAACTGGTAACTGTCATCTTTCGTTTCTTCCCGCATTTCTTCCATTGCTAATTGAGCTAAGCGTCCAGCTAAAGTAGAATCTTGTCCTCCACTGATACCTAAAACCAAGGTTTTTAAGAAGGGATTCTTTTTCAAATATTCTTTCATGAAATCGATACTCACACGAATTTCATTTTGAGGATCGATGACTGATTTCACGCCTAATTCTTCGATGATTGCTTGTTGTAAATGATTCATCTTCCATTCCTCCTATAGTTCACTCGTTAATTGTGTGACGCTTTTTTTCATTCGTTCCATGATTGCCATCTTATGATTCCAGCAATCTGTTGATAGATCCACAGGATATTTTTGCGGATTCAAATCACGTTTGTATTCTTCCCAAAGAGAATCTAAGTTTCCTCTGGTATACTCTTTGATTTCTTCTAATGTCGGTAAGTCATAGACTCTCGTTCCTTCAACAAAAATATCTTGTAAAATTGGCCGAGCTGTAAAATCACGAACGGTTTTATTGATAAAGGTATGTGTCGGGTGGAACATGAAGATCTCTTCTTCTTGTCGAGGATCTTCATCCCATAGCGTCACATAATCGCCTTCTGATTTTCCATCAAAGTTACGAGTGATACGCCATACTTGTTTTTTACCTGGTGTAGTAACTTTTTCAGCATTGCTAGACAATTTGATCGTATCGATCATTTCACCTTGTTCATTTTCGATGGATACCAGTTTGAAGACTGCACCTAAAGCCGGTTGGTCATAGGCGGTGATCAACTTTGTTCCCACGCCCCAAACATCGATTTTCGCTTTTTGCATTTTTAAGTTTAAAATCGTCGCTTCATCTAAATCATTTGAGGCATAGATTTTCGCTTCTGTAAAACCAGCGGAATCTAATTGTTCTCTGACCCGTTTCGAAATATACGCCATATCGCCACTATCGATACGTACACCTTGGAAATTGATCTTGTTGCCAAGTTCTTTTGCCACACGGATCGCACTAGGAACACCCGATTTCAAGGTATCGTAAGTATCCACTAGAAAAACACAATCTTTATGTGTCTTTGCATACGCCATAAATGCTTCATAGTCATTCCCATAACTTTGAACAAGAGAATGAGCGTGGGTACCGCTTGCTGGAATCCCGAAAATTTTCCCTGCACGAACATTGCTCGTTGCATCTGCTCCACCAATGTAAGCAGCACGAGTCCCCCAAACCGCAGCATCCAATTCTTGCGCACGACGTGTACCAAACTCCAATAATGGATCGTCACCGATCACTGATTTGATACGAGCCGCTTTCGTCGCGATCAACGTTTGAAAGTTCACCATATTCAATAAGGCTGTTTCTACTAATTGACAATGGGCTAATGGACCTTCCACTTGGATCAATGGCTCATTCGCAAAAACAAGTTCTCCTTCACGAGCGGAACGGACAGTCGCTTTAAATTTGAATTCACGTAAATACGTCAAAAAACCTTCCGGATAAACAGCCATCTCACGAAGATACGCAATATCTGTATCTGTAAATGTCAAATTTTCTAAATAATCTACTAATCGTTCTAACCCTGCAAAAACAGCATAACCATGGTTGAATGGCATCTCGCGGAAGTAACATTCAAAAACTGCATGTTTATCTGCTCTATCTAGTTCCCAGTAAGTCTGCATCATGTTGATCTGGTAAAGATCCGTATGTAGCGTCAAACTGTCATCTGAGTAAGTTGTCGTCATCTTTTTTATTGCTCCTCTTAGCCAATTTTCATTTCTTATCCATTATAACAAAAAAATACCCTAGTAAAAGAAATCTTGTTTTATTTTGTACAAAGTAAAGAAATAAGAGACAGGTTGTGAGAAAGCCGGGCAGCTCCAAGTAGTAAGGCAGAACTTGAGAAAATAGCTTCTCATATTTTTTCAAGTTCTGCCTTACTATTGAAGGAGTTGGCTTTCGAACACCGTTTATCTAGGTTGTGAAAGAAGCGCTCAGCACTGAGTAATAAGACAGGAAAATCAAAAATGGCTTTTTCATTTTGGATTTTCTTGGCTTATTATTGAAGTGTTGCTTTTTGAACACCGTTTATCTAGGTTGTAAAAGAAGCGTTTTGACCTGAGCAGTAAGATGAGAAATCAGAAAATAGTTTTTCATATTTTTTGATTTTTCATCTTACTGTTGAAGGTCAGCTTCTTGAACACCGTTTATCCAGGTTGTGAAAGAAGCGCTCAGCACTGAGTAATAAGACAGGAAAATCAAAAATGGCTTTTTCATTTTGGATTTTCTTGGCTTATTATTGAAGTGTTGCTTCTTGAACACCGTTTATCTAAGTTGTAAAAAAACGCCTAAATCCCAAAAATCAAACTATCTTGGAATTTAGGCGCTTTACTTCCTATCGCTTATTCAATTTAAGATCATCCATAACTTTCTTGCTGTATTGATCGAGCTATGCAATCGTTGCAATGGCTTGTTCTACAATGACGATGTCCTTATTCGGCCGTTTGAACTGAACACCCGCTTCTTCTAATTCTTGCTTGACACCTACATGGATATTGACCGCTGAGCGTTCTGTTTTCAACACTTTTTTGATT from Enterococcus mundtii includes the following:
- the nadE gene encoding ammonia-dependent NAD(+) synthetase, translating into MNHLQQAIIEELGVKSVIDPQNEIRVSIDFMKEYLKKNPFLKTLVLGISGGQDSTLAGRLAQLAMEEMREETKDDSYQFIGVRLPYGEQADEEDAKAALDFIQPDVQLRVNIKPAVDAQTQALIEAGVEISDFNKGNIKARQRMITQYAVAGQRAGAVIGTDHAAENITGFFTKYGDGGADILPLFRLNKRQGKALLKALDAPEHLYTKVPTADLEEGKPMIADEVALGVTYDEIDDYLEGKEIPADAQQKIEQWWNKTQHKRHLPISIFDDFWK
- a CDS encoding nicotinate phosphoribosyltransferase — its product is MTTTYSDDSLTLHTDLYQINMMQTYWELDRADKHAVFECYFREMPFNHGYAVFAGLERLVDYLENLTFTDTDIAYLREMAVYPEGFLTYLREFKFKATVRSAREGELVFANEPLIQVEGPLAHCQLVETALLNMVNFQTLIATKAARIKSVIGDDPLLEFGTRRAQELDAAVWGTRAAYIGGADATSNVRAGKIFGIPASGTHAHSLVQSYGNDYEAFMAYAKTHKDCVFLVDTYDTLKSGVPSAIRVAKELGNKINFQGVRIDSGDMAYISKRVREQLDSAGFTEAKIYASNDLDEATILNLKMQKAKIDVWGVGTKLITAYDQPALGAVFKLVSIENEQGEMIDTIKLSSNAEKVTTPGKKQVWRITRNFDGKSEGDYVTLWDEDPRQEEEIFMFHPTHTFINKTVRDFTARPILQDIFVEGTRVYDLPTLEEIKEYTRGNLDSLWEEYKRDLNPQKYPVDLSTDCWNHKMAIMERMKKSVTQLTSEL
- a CDS encoding ArsR/SmtB family transcription factor, producing MQLQINEESLPVYEALASKTRIKIIQLLSKNKMNIKELAQALGISSAITTMHVKKLEEANIIKSEKIGQKKISSLRVDKINITFPEKIFNAFDTKETSIPIGHYTRYSIEPTCGLATIHDFIGKVDEPRYFADPRRMDARILWFTSGFVEYQTPNFLNEEDTLEMLELSVELSSEFPFSNDNWPSDITFSLNGVELGNWTSPGDFADIRGKHTPDWYPDNLNQYGLLKTIRITKHLTNINGEPLSEITINDIPRNEDVWTFRIEVKEDAKNVGGCTLFGKGFGNYDQDIKMKVYYS
- a CDS encoding alpha-N-arabinofuranosidase codes for the protein MEAVMSVSRVQKIGEIDRRLYGSFIEHMGRAVYGGIYQPDHPTANDKGFRQDVMELVKDLSVPLIRYPGGNFVSGFNWEDSVGPIAERPKRLDLAWRSLETNQVGVHEFAAWCQEVGAEINMAVNLGTRGLDAARNLVEYCNYPSGTYWSEQRIANGQTEPFAIKTWCLGNEMDGPWQIGHKTAAEYGRLAEETAKAMKLVDESIEVVLCGSSNSQMPTFGEWELTVLDQAYEQIDYLSLHQYYGNQTNDLKNYLARSVDMDQFISGVVAMCDAIKAKKHSKKQINLSFDEWNIWYHSTEHDQTVKPWQVAPPLLEDHYNFEDALVLGCLLITLLKHSDRVKIACLAQLVNVIAPIMTEEDGEAWRQTIYYPFMQVATLGQGIALRPEITVDTYATSEFDTVPYLESIAVLNEEKNELVIFAVNRGEEEMSLDLQFSDLKIEEVIEFSEMSGYEIKAVNQAGNEQIKPVSSKAYEHKENQLNCKLKPLSWNVIRTSLTPNK